A stretch of DNA from Triticum dicoccoides isolate Atlit2015 ecotype Zavitan chromosome 2A, WEW_v2.0, whole genome shotgun sequence:
CAAACGTCATCGTCATCACTCCTTCATGAGCCAGTGACTCCGACTTCACCATCGACTTCCGCCAACGAAGCCCATGTCGCCACAAACGCCGAAACCCATGCCGGCCCATGCCAAACAGACGATTGCAGGTGCAGAAGCCTAGACAGCTCCGATTGAGAAGACCACCAAAAGACAGAAGAAATGGGCAGAGTTGGCGCCAACCAACATCTCCTCAAATACCACCAACCACTTGTCATCGTCACCACCTAGCACTCCACGGCAGCTCTGACTCCGCGACGGCATGGCGATACGTAGAAGAGACCTCGAGCATGTCGGGTAAGAACCAACAACCGAAGCCCTATCGCGACTCTGCACCGCTGGCCATCATCATCATTGTCAAACCGGGCGTCACACCATCACATTGCCGGTTGGGCACCTGCCGACCGCAATGTCGTGAGCGTCTAGCATATGAAGAGCACGAACGGAATCCAAAGATCTTCCAGGCGACGCCCCAAAGAGGGAAGCGACGATGCCGACGCCGTCGCCCGACCCAACCAGGCCATAGGCTTTCACCTGAAAAACCGAATCCGAGAGTGTGCAGCGGGTGAACTCCTCGACGGCGCCTCCAAGAAGGTGCAATGGCGTCCACGGCCGTCGCCGTCATCGGTCTGAAGAGACCAGCAAGCTTTCGCCCGGAGCACCACCCAACTCCACACTTCTATCATTTCGATGCTGGTGGACGATGTAAGTGTGATGTAATTAGTGAAGCTAATGGTGAAGACATTTCCCTAAAAAAGCCATAAAAGTCCTTGTGTCCTCGTTACAAAATGGCAATTATATACGATCCTTAAAGAAATGGCAATTATGCAGCCAGGGCATCATCATCGGACTATTACGCGGCCACGAATATTTGGCACGGTGGTTACCAAATCATGTGATGTCATCTGACTATCTATCTGATCATTATTCAGTCTGACTATGAAACCAAGCAATAATTCTCGAGGTATAGCTCAGCTTAAACCCATCCTAGTGAGAGTACGACCGTACTCCCTTTTGACTTGCACGAGCGGCCAAAGACACCCTGAACGATCCTTGGCCGTCGGATCGACTGAAAACGCCGACGTGGCTCCATCAGAAGCAGCAAGCCAGCAATAATTACATAGAAGTACTGCAACCTGTTGTTTACCGTAGCCAAAATAATGGTACATTGACCGCGACAGGTTCCGTACAGGAATACGTGTATGTCCAATTTAAAATCGGTTCTTTGATCGCGAATGATTCCTCCTAAAATATCAAGAGGATGGCCAATGATTAGGGTTTGTTTATTGCACTGACGGGACAGGAATCATATTCATATTTTTTTTTATACTGGTGTTGGTGTGAGATTGGATGCGGCCGCTCGATCCACGCATGACAtttgcaaaaaaaaattcaaacgcGCAAAAGCTTTTCATCAAAGGACAAACAGCCGAACAGACAAACAGATACTCCCGCTGTTCATTTTTATAAGTTGTTTCAGACGACTGAAATTGAACTGTTTTGCAAGTTGTCTGAAGTATCTACAATGCCTTATAAAAATGAACAAAAAGAGTAATATTAATTGAGCAGAGaaaccaaaaataaataaatacgcAAGCGTAGTTTGGATGTTATATAACTTGACCTACTGTGATCGACGTCTATAGTATTTATTTAGAGCCTGTTTGGCAGCTCTCTGCTCCGTAGCTCCGCTCCTGGAGCGTCCGAAGAGGTAGCGGCCCGTGACCTATTTTCTTGGAATTGTCAAAGCGACGCTCCGTGCACTCATGTAGTTTTGCGGAACTGGATGTGTGCTGAACGGGCCCTTACTAATGCTAGTAGTACTTGTTTCTGCAAATTTACATGGAGCTCAACTGGTTCCAATTTCAACATATTAACTTGATTTCCGTTTCACTTTTCAACAAACTCCGCGTGGTGCTCTGGAAACCAAACTCCGCGTGAGCTATTTTGTGCGCATCCGCGTGCTGTCCACGGCGTTCTCTTCTCTTACAAGAAACCGAACGGCCCATCTTGTTTCAGAAATTGCACGCGCACGTTTTTCTCCGTTGAGAAAAAACACATGAGTAAATCACCAAAATCATTAATTAAAGTGTACTCGTTGCAAAAAATACTTTACTTTTCCAAGTCGCGGCAACTGGCACACATGCAgcgtgccacttgtcgcaacctgagagttttcttttttttcgtagattcgtttattcaaaacgttttatcttttaaaccgtgcgtccaaatctcgaaccgttttcaccattgaattcctcgcgtcgagatctttaaaaccagatccccatgttgataggttttgacaaacttttttttcacgaaaaaaaccgaGCAAAAAAACGAACCGGGAGCATGGTTTTTCCCCCTTttcaaaagaggcacgcccgtgcctctcgcgaaatcgcACCCATGtctctcgtgaaaggaaaaaaacagaaaacgtttttttccgtttccgagaagcacggccgtgactctcgtgaaagcacaaccgtgcctctcgcggcagcaaaaccgtgactctcgctaaacaaaaaaacaaaaaacgcgtattttttccctttcttgaggcacggccgtgactcacgcgaaagcacaaccgtgcctctcgcggaagcaaaaccgtgactctcgcaaaaaaacaaaaaattgttttgttttttcctttccgagaggcacggccataactctcgcggaagcacaaccgtgcctctcgcggaagtaaaactgtgactctcgcgaaagaaaaaaaaaacaaaaaacacgttttttttcatttccgaaaggcatggccgtgactctcgctaaagcacaaccgtgcctctcgcggaaaaaaaccgtgactttcatgaaagaaaaaaaagaaaacacgttgcaccacaccacaccacacacgtGCAATCTCGCCCGGCCCGGCCCACCCGCAGTAGTAGATATGTACTACTAGTAGATCCCATCCCCACGTACTCCAAACATCAATGACAACGCCAAAGACTGGTTATTCTCCATGCAAGAAGTTCTCCCTCAACCAGAGTTCATAAAATTTGTGGTTACACTCTGGGCTATTTGGGGTGCACGACGTAATGCAATTCACGAGCAGATATACAAAAGCCCATTCGCAACACACTCTTTTGTGCAGTCATATCTGAGAGAGTTGGAGGCTATTAAACAGCCATCAGCATCAGTTCCTAGGCCTGGTCCACGGCCGACACACTGGATACCTCCATCGGAGGGAGCAGCTAAAATTAACGTGGACGCCGCTGTTGGAAGAGGAGGAAGATATGGAGCTGTGGGAGCAATATGCAGAGATCGCTCAGGTGCTTTCCTGGGAGCTCCGGCAATGGTGTTCATGAGAATCCCAGACCCAGCTACTCTTGAATGCTTGGCAATCAGGGAGTCTCTTTCCCTGGCAGATGATCTGTACGAACGAAAGATTCAAGTTGCTTCAGATTGCAATGTGGTCGTGGAAGATGTCAGAGAAAGAAACCTGACTGTTTATGGAGCACTCGTACATGAAATATTAGAACGTAAGGCTACTTTTCAAGCTTGTAATTTTagtcatgaatttaggagctcgaatGTCGAGGCTCACAAACTCGCGAAGCATGCTTTATCGCTTTCAGCTGGCCGACATGTGTGGTTAGGCCAGCCGGATGGACTTTCCTTCGTCCGTGTAAACGTTGTGACGAGTTAATAAAAGCTTCCGAGTTTGTCTAAAAAAAAATAGATCCCATCCCCATCCCTTTCCACCTGCCGTGCACGCCCGCCGCACGTGCGAGCCCGCCTCCACTGACCCACACGCCAGCCCCGCCTCCCCTGACGGACCCACCCGCCAGCCACCTCCCGCCCCGCGAGCCCCACGGCGCCGCCGCCCGCCCACGCTGCTCCTACGCGTCGTCCTCGAGACGGCGACGTGAGCAGGCAGGCACCAGGCCCAAGCGCTCGCGGCTCGCGGCTCCCCCTTCCCCCGGTCCATAGCTCTCCTCCTCTCTCGTCGTCGTCCGCGCCTACAAAACCAGACGAGGGGAGAGGGGAAGCTTCTCTCctcctcccacccccaccccacccccgtcGCTCTCCCAGGCCCTCCCGCCTCGCCGCGCTAGCCCCGGGGGAGCTAGCATCAgcttcctctgctgctgctgcagcCGCTTCGAGTAGCCGTCGCCGCGAGATTCCAGTGGCGGGCGGGCGCCCCCAATGGACGAGGAGAtcggcgccgccgccgcgccgcaggTAACGAACCGCTCCGCTCCGCTCCACCCGTCTCCATGCCGCGTCGGGAATTCGGATTATGATGTTGTGATTTGGAAGGCGGCCGTGTTCGGGTTTTACTTGATGGTGGTGCCGAGATTTCGATCTCGCTTGTTCGGAGCGGGGGTGAGAAAATTACCGCCGGATGCGGGATGATGCGGTGCGGCTGTGCAATTATTCTGGGTATATACAATTGGTTGGGTAGTTGTTTTGTTACAAGTCCAATTTTGCTTGGTTCTACAGTAGAACATTGGGTTCATCCGTGCCATGTGATCGAATCGGGTCAACTGTTTCGTTATTGCTTGCTCGATGCTCAGGGAGTAGTCAGGCTGACCATGAATCGACCTCTTTGTTTTCACCTTCTTATTACAGGCAGGCATGCGCATTCTCATCATAGTTCTCTGTTGATACAGCTTCAGTTTCTGAACTTCAAATCACCGGAGAGGTGTAGACTGTATCGGAAATTCTTTGATACAATAAGCTGTTTCATCAGCTGCTGGTTTATCCAATTTTGGCCAACATCGCCTCAGCTGCTGGTTTATCCAATCTTGGCCAACGTCGCCAGAAATAGACATATCATTGCAATTGCATTGGCCGTTTGTTTTGTGTACTACTCCCTCTCTCCACTATTTTAAGATGTTCTAGCTTTTTTCTGATTCGGATGTATTTAGAcgcattttagtgtgtttgttcactagtttcagtccgtatgtagtccatattgaaatatctaaaacatcttatatttgtgaacggagggagtagtttattagAGACATTCACCAGTTTCTTGTGGTCATTGTTCGTAGTCTTGCTGTGCTGATGGTTGTTGTTTTGCAGGGCCAGTGGAAATATCACAAAGCTCTTTCCCTACTAGCGTTTCAGAGCTTTGGTGTGGTGTATGGAGACCTGAGTACGTCGCCTCTTTATGTCTTCAAAAGCGCACTGTCTGGACTGGACAAGTACAGTGATGAGGCGACCGTCTTTGGATTGCTTTCACTGATATTTTGGACCTTGACACTCATTCCGTTGCTAAAGTACGTCATAATTGTCTTGGCTGCTGACGATAACGGCGAGGGTGAGTGATCTCATTGAACTAGTTTGTCTTGTTGGTTTCTTAATAGAAGTACTTATGCTCCCGTGTTCAAATTTTAGTTTATTGAATTTGGAGGAAGTGTTAGCCTAGCTTAGTAGAGCACACATAAATTCTGGTAGGCGGAAAGGAATATAGAAAATGTGATGTTCTGTAATAAGATTGTAAGCATAACATGTGCAGCGGACCTTTTTGCCATAAGTATTTTTTCTTTCTCCAAAGGATGAACTTGTGTTCCTTCTCTTTTACAGTAGAGTGGTGACTTGAGCTATCTAGGAGTAGTTATTTTGTTAAGCTAGTTTTTTTCACTGCATGTGGTTACTGAATAAAGTAAATGTGTTATCCAGGCGGGACGTTTGCTTTGTATTCACTACTCTGCAGACATGCAAAGATGAGCCTGCTTCCAAACCAGCAAGCGGCAGATGAAGAGCTGTCAACATATTATCAGCCTGGGGTTGATCGGACTGCTATGTCCTCTCCATTCAAAAGGTTTCTAGAGAAGCACAAGAAGCTGCGGACATGTTTGCTTCTTTTTGTTCTGTTTGGAGCATGCATGGTGATAGGTGATGGTGTCCTTACACCCACCATCTCTGGTATGCACAACATGTCcttgtttcttttctttgtttttctttctaaTTATGGATACATACTTTTGCTGTTATCAGTTGTCACATCTCATGCTGTGCTTGTTGCAGTTTTGGCAGCCTTGTCTGGATTACAAGACCGAGGCACAGGTGGATTAGGAAATGGTATGTGTAGCTTTTCTTTATTTTCCCCCAACCGcataatactccctccggtcctttttactccgcgtattagatttgtgtcatgtcaaactttgcaaagtttaaccaaatttatattaaaaaatatcaacatccacaatatcaaatatatatatactatgaaactacatttcataatgaatctaacaatattagtTCGGCATTGTGAGTGTTGATATTTTTTTTCTATAAGTTTCGTCAAAGTTGAGATATTTTGACTTCATACAAACCTTACATGCGGACTGAGTAGATATTTAGCAACCCGTTCCTGTGACAGTAATTTGCTATAATCGTTACATATTTATAAAAAAAAACCCTCTTAAGAAGGTGTTTCATCTAGTTTTACTTCAAACCTTCAGAGTGGGTAAGTGAACTTCCATATGTTAGAATGGAATTAAACAACACAAGCATCTCCAGACTTCCCTTGACTAGTATGGTCAAATTCTATGTAGAGGTTTTCCTATTTTGCAAGTGCCAGTCAAGCTATCTGATATAATATTAATCTTGGTTGTTCTTAATCTATATGCTGGAATCCAATGCATTTCAATGTTTAGTTATCTATCTGTCATGCGTGGAACTGTAAAATTGGAGCTGTAGCTCAAATTACCTTCAAGTAATCAAAGGTTTTCTTGTCTTTATCTTTAGTTGAGGAAAATAATCGTCCCATTTTATGATAATTAAATCAATTATTTAGTGTACTTTAagattttcttcatgtgcttatTTGCGTGAGTTCGACAAAGTTGATAAGGGACAGATGGAACATTGAAATTGGAAAGAATCGGTTGCATGAATTCGACAAAGTTGATAGGTAACAGATGGAACATTGAAATTTGAAAGAATCAGAACACCTAATTATTTGTTTGAATTATATTAGCAGTATGGGGGATGATGTGACTGAAAATTAGATAAATTTCAAGGCACCCCTGTTTGCATGATGATCTGGTGTAGAGTTTAAATGAGCTGCCTTTATGACTTCGTAACCTGTATATCTTGAAAGAATACATAGTTCTTTTTTTGCATCAAAGATATTACTGTTGCCGCTGATTTCTTCCTTGAGGAAACATATCTGCATTACTTGTAGTTTCCTTTAGTAAATGGCTCTCATTATATTGACTAACTTGTTCTTTTACAGGTTGGGTAGTACTCATTGCATGTGTTGTGCTTGTTGGCCTCTTTGCGCTACAACACCGAGGTACTCATAGGGTGGCATTCGTGTTTGCCCCCATTGTTGTACTTTGGCTCTTGAGCATTGGTATCATTGGTCTCTATAATATCATCCACTGGAACCCCAGAGTATGTCTTGCTCTTTCCCCGCATTATATTGTGAAGTTCTTCAAGATAACAGGAAGAGATGGTTGGATTTCTCTAGGAGGAGTACTTCTTGCTGTGACAGGTGAATTCAAATGGATGTCCTATCTATCTATGATTATCCATTATTTGTAATGAAGAGTTTGTCTTATGAATATTTGTGATACATGCAGGCACTGAAGCTATGTTTGCCGATCTTGGCCACTTCACTGCTGCATCCATCAGGGTATGCAGAACTTCATATATGAGTTgtgacctactccctccgttcctttatataaggtgtattttttttttgaaaagtcaaacgagTGCATGTTTGACCGAGattttagaaaaatatatcaacatcCACAATATGAAATTTATATCATTTGAAACATCGTGCAAAGTAGTTTCATATTGTATCTATTAGGTATTGCAGATGTTgttattttattctataatcttggtcaaacattcaaatggttgacttgcatggaaatcaatacaccttatattctggaacggagggagtatattttaaggCTAGACTGATAAGAAATATATATCATGCTGACTGACTACAACTCTTCACCTTTTATAGCTGGCTTTTGTTGGTGTCATATATCCCTGTCTTGTTCTGCAATACATGGGGCAGGCTGCGTTTCTTTCCAAGAACATGTCTGATGTACATGACAGTTTTTACCTATCAATTCCACGTAAGTTTCAGAAGACCAAAGCATGCTTGAGAATTCTCACTTCACATGTTGCTGAAAATAGTATTAAATCATATCACATCACTTTTGCAGGTACTGTGTTTTGGCCCATGTTTGTCCTGGCATCTCTTGCTGCAATTGTAGGCAGCCAATCAATTATATCTGCAACCTTCTCTATTGTCAAGCAGTGCCTTTCTTTGGGATGCTTTCCACGGGTGAAAGTTGTGCATACATCAAGGTGGATCTATGGACAGATTTACATACCTGAGATAAATTGGATTCTGATGGTCCTTTGTTTAGCTGTCACAGTTGGCTTCCGTGACATAAACATTATAGGAAATGCTTATGGTAAGTTCGACCACTTCAATAATGCAGAAACTATGCAGATCCTATGGTACACTTGGGTTTTGCTCTTGAATCTGATGGTTCCTCATATACTTCATTTTATTCAGAACCTGCTATTTTCTGTGCAACATAGTTCACCATCTTATGTTGACAATTCATTTCTGTCATGCACATTCAATGTCACTGTTCTTGATCCAACCAAAATATAGCTATGAACTTTTAATTTCTGTGCTAAGAATTTATAATTGTCTAAATTATGTATCACGCGTATCTCGTTTATGTCGGCAAATTCAGCCAACCAGCTGCTACGTTTTTTTTAGGCTGTAAGTGTGATGTTCATATCCTTTAGAGGTGAATAGTCTATCTTGGGTAGGAGGGGTTAAGTTGATGTTCATATCTTGGGAGGTGTGTATAGTTAGCTGGTCACTACCATCTTTCCTTGTTTTATCACGAGACTGTATCTAGCCTGCcctttttttcatgatttttttatgcTTGGTATGCCTGGactaacttttgctcccatcctgtGCATGATCTTAGGTCTTGCGTGCATCACTGTGATGTTTGTTACGACATGGCTGATGGCACTGGTCATCATATTTGTGTGGAAAAAGAATATCCTGCTTGCCTTGTCGTTCCTCATATTCTTCGGGTTAATTGAGGGCGCATATCTGTCTGCATCATTCATAAAGGTTCCTCAGGGAGGATGGACTCCGATTGCGCTTGCTTTCGTGTTCATGTTCATCATGTACGTGTGGCACTATGGCACACGGCGAAAGTACCTGTTTGATCTCCAAAACAAGGTCTCAATGAAATGGATCCTTACACTTGGCCCGAGCCTTGGAATCGTGCGTGTGCCTGGAATTGGCCTCATCTACACAGAGCTAGTGACCGGGGTGCCTGCCATCTTCTCACATTTCGTCACCAACCTGCCTGCATTTCACCAGATTTTGGTCTTTGTCTGCGTGAAGTCCGTGCCAGTGCCCTATGTTCCAGTTGATGAGCGGTACCTCATCGGGCGCATCGGCCCCAGGCAGTACCGGATGTACCGGTGCATTGTGAGATACGGTTATAAGGATGTCCAGAAAGACGATGAGAACTTCGAGAACCACCTGGTGATGAGCATCGCCAAGTTCATCCAAATGGAAGCCGAGGAAGCCGCCTCTTCTGGAAGCTACGAGTCATCGAACGAGGGAAGAATGGCAGTCATACACACCACCGACGCAACCGGAACCGGGCTGATCATGAGAGACTCCAATGAAGGCACCTCCCTTACCAGGAGCAGCAAGTCAGAGACCCTCCAGAGCCTGCAGTCCATCTACGAGCAGGAGTCGGGCGGCCTGAGCCGCCGCAGGGTCCGTTTCCAGATCGCCGAGGAGGAGCAGATCAACCCGCAGGTGAGGGACGAGCTGTCGGACCTCCTGGAGGCCAAGGAGGCCGGCGTGGCGTACATCATCGGCCACTCCTACGTCAAGGCGAGGAAGAACTCCAACTTCCTGAAGTCGTTTGCGATCGACTACGCCTACTCATTCCTCCGCAAGAACTGCAGGGGCCCGTCGGTGACGCTGCATATACCCCACATCAGCCTCATCGAGGTTGGCATGATCTACTATGTCTAGTGTAATTTTTTGTCTGGTCTTTCGGATGCCTGTCAGTGTCACCGAGCTTTCAGGCGATGTAAAGATGGGCGGTGGCCGGCCGAACAGGCTAAAGCTGCCATCGTTCTGAATTCCGGGGCTTTGGTGAACATGTAAATACAGCATGTTTCAGATTTTCAGTTCATGATAGGTAACATCATTACTGCGATCAACAACTAGAAAGTTCGAACATTCTTTGCTTGTGCCTGTCAGTAACTTCAATTACCACGTATTTGAGCAAGCACGGTGTGTTATCTGCTTGAGATGAACAATGGACAGTATGCAGTATACATCTATCCCCATATCTTGTGATCTTTCTTATGAGCTTCCTTGGTAATACAGCAGAAACATGAAATTACAgcatggcttaacatggtgatagCTTCCACCTATTTGACGGAGCGCGATCTGGTCTCAACTTGAGATAAAGAACGGATAGCAGGAATATATGGACGAGGCGGTTCGATGCCCAGGCTTGGCTGCACCGGCGATGAACAGAAAattagaaaattcaaaaaaatccgaCTTCTTGTTGCATGAAAGTTAATTTGGTGTGTGAAATGCGCTTCAAATTTTAGATCATTTGGACATCTGGGTACCTcttggcaaaaaaaaaaaaaaacaactaTGAGATATGTGAAAAAGTTTATTATTGTATTGttctgattttttttgttttttgagcatcagtacagacacaagcgcttatatacacgcgcatacactcatccctatgaacgcacccacgcacaccctatccctatgagcacctccgagagactgagctggcatatcatcttgagatttacgaagtcaccgtaggtgcctcgtcgtcgacgggaacgtctcctcccactgaaagcgcatcgtcggaaatcctgaaataaattcaggaataatgcgagcaccagaatttgaaccctggtgggttggggatatcaCTGTCCACCTAACTGCTCATGTGCCCAAATGATCTGATATTTAGAGCGtgtctcacgcatcaaattatcttttATGTACAAAGATAATTAGatttttctaatctttttaataaCTTTTGTGTTTTTTTGCCAGATAAAGACGAGCCTAGGCTCAGGAATGGGTATTCGAAAATATATAGCAAAATAACATAAGTGTTTCTTATATTAAGTTAGAAGTAGTATTTTCTAATGCGGCATAATCACgtaacatgatcattgccttgcagATTTTCCTTGGCAGCACTGAGCTCTTGCTTGGAAAAGAGACAGTTCCTTCATACGAGGCGTCTTTCATGACTTCGTCGATTTTAAAGTGATATACCGGCTTAGTTTTTTTAAGGTGCTCATCAAAATAGGATGTGCATGTGTGTGCATATGTATAGGAAAAAAAAGCTTATCTTCTTTTTGACCGCTTTAGAGCCTTGGAAAGAATCACATCTGTACATACGGCCCCATCTGCCATACTAGGCTCGATTGCACGGTCCGGTCAGGCTGCAAACCTAGCCCGACCGAACCCCAAACCGGTGCGCATGGGCCCACACGGCATAGAGGGAAAGCCGATCTGGTCCGATCGAACCCCAAGAGAGCAACCAACCAACCCGAACAGACGagtcgccttcctcctcctcctcgtcccatcgcacggcggcggcggcatggcgGCGGGCGGCGACCTGACCGAGGACGAGCGCAAAGCGCTGCGGGGGAGCAAGTTCGCGCCCCTCCCGGCGCCACGGCCGTCCTCCCGCCCCAACCCGAGGTACCGCATCGCCCCCTCACTAGCGCCTGCCGCCTCCAGATGCACTAAATGTAGCTCGCGGTCTGACGGTCCACGCGCGTCGTGTGGTTTCGCCGTTGTAGTGGGCGGGGTTGGGGCTCGATTCAAGCGTGGGTGTTTGCTTAATTCGGTTCAGTGGAGGAACCGGAGGGCTTTCTGGCCTTCTGGGGCTGTGGATTAGGGCTTCGTCATTTTGCTCGTTGATTGCTTCATTTGAAGCGGAGTGCGTGTAGTTGAATTCAGGTTGTGTGATTGAAGTCTTCCGATAAGCTGATTTCAAGTAGTTTCTCGCTGCTTGCTTCTGTTGCTTGCAGTGCTGCTGATTAAATTTGTGAGGTTTGCAGTGCTAGATGAGAAAAAATGACTCGGATTTAGATTGTGCTTTCAACACTCGTGGCGTGTCTGCTGCTTGCACATGAAGTGAAGAATGAGCGAGTGCGCCACGTGATTCAAAATTTCATATCACTAGGATGCTTTACTTTTTGTGGCTTTCATGAGTGATTGGTGATGTATCTGATTTTTGGATTAAGTTGGGGTTATTGCTTCTATGCATACTTGCGTCCGTATAGTCCTATTTTTGTATATAAAAAAAATATAACATTCATGCTCGATGGGTATCGCATGGAACATAAAACAGTGTCATGCACAAATAACCAGCAGAGTTAATTCCTTGTGATGTTTATATGGGCTTGCTAAAGAACATATAATTTGCATGAGTACTTTTCTTTGGTTATGGATATGACTGTTTCATCTCCTTTCAAATAGGATGGCCCATCCTGGAGGACCACTAACTACAAATAAGGCTGCTGCTTTAGCGAAATTCCTCGAGAGAAAACTACAGCAACCTGATGGCTTGGACTCTCTAAATCCTGATCTTGTAAATTTGGCTGTGAAAAATGCAAAGGAAACCATTAAGGCAAGCAAGGGTACGGACTGTCATTCCACTTATCCTATATTCATATGTCTAGCCCTTGAAATGCATGTATTGGATGAGTTATATCATGATTAAAGTTTATGCTTCTATTTTAGGTGCCATTTGTTACTTCTGAGTGCAATATTGAAATAGGAGCATGAATAAACCTTATTTTATGCCTTTTGTTTCCAAGTCTTGCCTGCTTAGAGTGCTTGTTACTACATCTCTTGTGATTTTTGCCACAGAACATGACACAAAAGTTTGAAAGAGTGGATGCCATTTGTTTTAGGACCATGCAGTCTCCAGTTATAGATCGAGTGAGAAACACCTGAATCACTAACGATAATTTTAAGACTAGATCTTATTTTCCTG
This window harbors:
- the LOC119353374 gene encoding potassium transporter 7; the encoded protein is MDEEIGAAAAPQGQWKYHKALSLLAFQSFGVVYGDLSTSPLYVFKSALSGLDKYSDEATVFGLLSLIFWTLTLIPLLKYVIIVLAADDNGEGGTFALYSLLCRHAKMSLLPNQQAADEELSTYYQPGVDRTAMSSPFKRFLEKHKKLRTCLLLFVLFGACMVIGDGVLTPTISVLAALSGLQDRGTGGLGNGWVVLIACVVLVGLFALQHRGTHRVAFVFAPIVVLWLLSIGIIGLYNIIHWNPRVCLALSPHYIVKFFKITGRDGWISLGGVLLAVTGTEAMFADLGHFTAASIRLAFVGVIYPCLVLQYMGQAAFLSKNMSDVHDSFYLSIPRTVFWPMFVLASLAAIVGSQSIISATFSIVKQCLSLGCFPRVKVVHTSRWIYGQIYIPEINWILMVLCLAVTVGFRDINIIGNAYGLACITVMFVTTWLMALVIIFVWKKNILLALSFLIFFGLIEGAYLSASFIKVPQGGWTPIALAFVFMFIMYVWHYGTRRKYLFDLQNKVSMKWILTLGPSLGIVRVPGIGLIYTELVTGVPAIFSHFVTNLPAFHQILVFVCVKSVPVPYVPVDERYLIGRIGPRQYRMYRCIVRYGYKDVQKDDENFENHLVMSIAKFIQMEAEEAASSGSYESSNEGRMAVIHTTDATGTGLIMRDSNEGTSLTRSSKSETLQSLQSIYEQESGGLSRRRVRFQIAEEEQINPQVRDELSDLLEAKEAGVAYIIGHSYVKARKNSNFLKSFAIDYAYSFLRKNCRGPSVTLHIPHISLIEVGMIYYV
- the LOC119353375 gene encoding uncharacterized protein LOC119353375, with amino-acid sequence MGPHGIEGKPIWSDRTPREQPTNPNRRVAFLLLLVPSHGGGGMAAGGDLTEDERKALRGSKFAPLPAPRPSSRPNPRMAHPGGPLTTNKAAALAKFLERKLQQPDGLDSLNPDLVNLAVKNAKETIKASKGEASTSGRVVRHVPSFEDSSEVSNQDDGAQRQEKKKKKKKRRKTKAAKDSKLHNTSKKKKKLSL